In Plasmodium cynomolgi strain B DNA, scaffold: 0333, whole genome shotgun sequence, the genomic stretch TTTACTGAAGTTTCACCATCATTATTCGCACTATTACGTTCACCTGtaataatatagaattattGTGTATTTGTACTAAATGATGTGCCAAaagtatgtaatttttattctttatatatatgccctTCATAAGATAACGGCTGTATATGAgatcgatatttttttatacatgtagTTGGTTGAGAATATTTATCTCTTAAATAATGTTTACCTCCTACAGATGTTTCCTCGTTTCCATTAAGTAAAACTGGTGCTGAGACTTGAAGACCACTCTGATTTTGTGGTTGTTGTATGTTAGAATGATGATTCATATATGAGTTATGTTCTTGATGAGGGTTTTCAGGGTTTTGtgtcttttctttttgctcttGGCTTCCTAGACTAGTTGCTTCTTGTTCAGTGTGCGATTCACTTTGAGTAGAATGGCCACTTTGTAATTCCATAGAATTAGGTACACTCGTAAAAGAATTTTGATTAGCCTGTATCTCCTGACCGTTTGGATGAACCAAAGAGTTTTGATCACTAGGAGTTAAATCAATTGCGGGTAAGGAATTATTTGGATCATGATCAGCACTGCTTATATTCTTATCATCACTTATTTCCCTAGCATGTGTTTTACAAGTACTTTCTTCAATAGAAGGAGTTTCACTACTTACCTCACTGCAAGATGTTCCACCAGCAAGTACTTGAAGAGAGTCATTTTTACAGGGATTATCACTACATTGGGCCTTACCCTGTTTAGCTTCAGCATCCGAAAGTGCACTAACAGCACCTTTATCGTCAGTGAGTACATTATCAGCAGCTTTAGTATTATTAACTTCACTAGACAGAGAACTTTCAGTAGTACTTTTAACACTAGGTGTATGTTCAGATGATACAGTAGTATCCCCTATGCTAGCGGTACCTACAGAAGAAAGGGATATCATACAATCATCTGCTCTATCAGTAATATAAGAGGGGAACTTCTATCAGCAGGTTTTCCACTAATAGAGTTTGCGCACCACGATTTTCTGTGGTAGGAACCACAgcaacatttttatcaacGGAGAAATGATCTTCATCGGTATGACTGCTAACAGCTTGCCCATCATGGGTATTTCTATTTAGGGTTTGAATACTATGTGCACCGCTTTGATGATTACTTATTTCTGAAGTTTTTCTTGAGGGATTCCAATTGAAAGAGATTCTCCTTCAGAGATACTTTGTGGAGAAGTATCGCTTTGAGTAGTACCTAATGCTTTGTTAGAGGGAATAGTTGGTTCATGTAAAGATGGGTTTCGATTCTCTATTGGTTCATTCAGCCTAAAAGGATGGATAACTTTTGCTTCCGGTTCTTCAAGGTCAGACTTACCAGAAGCTTCCAGAGACGTTGCATCCTGTTCACCATGTGGAAGTACTTGTGGTCTACTTGGATCTTTTCCATCGACAATGCTTTCGCTTTGATCTTGTGGTTTCTGTGTTTCTAAAGTTTCCGTTCTAGAGTCTTTTTTATTCAGTTGTAAtattgcttctccctctttttctgcttctactttttttacacagtCTTGATCTTTTTCGTGGGATATTTCTGTACCATCCTTTGATTCAATGGGT encodes the following:
- a CDS encoding hypothetical protein (putative) — encoded protein: MGSVTVRVYNKSQTLGLGECLNIYSEILGDIQGKIAEFEEKKHANFKDECKKLITNIEEEKEKYKVCYTNGVLNLNLDDDEDISRFYRKCNAITNSNYIPPQDEKPIESKDGTEISHEKDQDCVKKVEAEKEGEAILQLNKKDSRTETLETQKPQDQSESIVDGKDPSRPQVLPHGEQDATSLEASGKSDLEEPEAKVIHPFRLNEPIENRNPSLHEPTIPSNKALVSLKENLFQLESLKKNFRNK